CCGAGCCCTCGTTGAGCGCGGTGTCTGCCTGGGTGAGGTCGGTGAACGACTGGTACTTCACCTCGTAGCCCTCGTTCTCCAGGATCGGGCCGACGGCGTCGGTAAACAGCTCCGAGTACGGGCCAGGGGAGGTGGCGACGCGGATGGTCTGCAGGTCGCCGTCGGCCGCGGCGTTGGTGTCCGCGGAATCCTCGGAGCAGGCGGCAAGGCCCAGGGTAAGCGCGGCTGCCGCGGTGATGGCGGTGAGCTTCTTCAGCATGGTCGTTCCTTTCATCAGGTTTTACGCTGAGCCGAAGAATAAACTCATCTGTCCGTTAAATCAAGACCAATCGGTCTAGGAGGTGTACGGTACTGGCCCGCCGGCGCCGCCGAAGATCTGCCAGCCCACCCACGCCATGGCAAGCGCAGTGACCACGGACCAGATCAACATCGCCTTGCCGTTCATACCCAGCACCGGGATGAGCTCCTTCCCGGAAGCGCCGCCGCGGACCTTCAATACAGACGCCACCGCGAACGGCAGCGCGGCAAACGCGGCCAGCGCCGGGGTGGCGGAGACCGCCAGCAGGATGGAAACCGCGAACGGGGCAAAGGTCAGGGCGGTGAACAGGCGGCGCGAGTGGTCGTCGCCAAGCCTGACTGCGAGCGTGTTCTTACCGGCCTCTTTATCTGTGGGGATGTCGCGGATGTTGTTGGCCAGATTCACCGACGCCGAGATCGCGCCGACAGCAATCGCGCACAGGAAACCCTCCCAGGACACGAACCCGGACTGAGTGAACTCCGTGCCCATCACCGCGACGAGTCCAAAGAAGATGAACACGGACACCTCGCCCAACCCGGAGTAGCCGTAGGGGCTTTCGCCGCCGGTGTAAAACCACGCTGCCGCGATGCACAGCGCACCGACCAGGATGAGCCACCACGCGCCGGAGACCACCGACAGGATGATGCCGAATAGCGCCGCCACGCCGAAGCACGCGAACGCGGCGAGTTTCACCTGCTCCGGCTCGGCAAGCCCCGACGCGGTCAGGCGCGTCGGGCCGGTGCGGTCCTTGTCCGTGCCGCGGATGCCGTCCGAGTAATCGTTGGCAAAGTTCACGCCGATGATCAGCGCCCACGCCACAATCAGCGCGAGGACGGCGTGACCGATGTGCGCCTGCCCGTACGAGGCGGCGGCGCCGGTGCCGGCGATGACGGGCGCGAACGCGTTGGGCCAGGTGTGGGGGCGGGCGGCATGCCACCAGTGGTGGAACGGGGCGGTTTCAGTCCCAGTGTCAGTCATGGTCTCCATCATGCACCCTCCACCGGCCGTGGGCTAGGGTTATTCGCCATGTGGATCGACTACGCCGTGCGCCAGGGTGTCGCCGCCACGGGGGCATTCGTGCGCCTTCCGGTGCTGCAGCATGCCGCCAAAAACGCCGACGCCGCCTTTCCCGAAACGGGCGAGACCGTCATTTCGCTCACCACCCACGGCACTCGGTTGAAGTCCGCGTCCACGGCGATCGCCTCCCTGCTCGTCGGCACGCTGCGTCTTCCGGTGCACCTCTGGCTCGACCCCGTCGACTACCACGCTGCCTGGCCGAGCGCCCTTCGCGGGCTTGTGGACCGCGGCCTACAAATCCACGAATCCCCCGGCGGCTACGGCCCGCACACCAAATACTTCGGCACCTTCCGCAAGTTCCCCGGCCACAGCGTAATCACCGTCGACGACGACGTGCTCTACCCGCGCGACTTCGCTGAAACCCTCCTCGCCGCCGCCGACGCATCACACGTCACCGCATTCCGCGCCCATCGCATCATGCTTAACGACGACACCATCGCCCCCTACAAAAAATGGCGCCCCGTGCGGACCACAACACCGTCGCACCTCAACTTCGCCACCGGCGTCGACGGCGTGCTCTACCCGCCCGGCATGGTCGAGTTCGTCTCCTCGCGCGGCACCGATTTTCTGGACGTCGCACCGCGTGCCGACGACGTCTGGCTCAACCACTGCGCGCTGCGCGCCGGGTACCGCGTCAAGCAGGTCGAAGACCGGCCGGCGTCGTTCCCCCTGGTACCAGGGTCGCAGCGCGTGCGGCTATCGCGCGTGAACCTCTCCGGCGGTAACGACACCCAGATTGCGGCGACGTATTCAGCTGAGGACGTGGCCAAGCTACGCGCCGCGGAGTAACGGGGTCTGCGCCCGTTAGTCTCAGTCCATCTGCAGCACGGCGCGAAGTTCCGCGAATAGCTCCGGGCGCAGCCGGTGTATGACCGTCCTGCCCTGGCGGCTCTTTTCTAGGAGGCCGGCCTCGGTAAGCATTTTGAGGTGGTGGGAAACTGTCGGTTGGCTTAGCCCGGAGCGTTGCGTGAGTTCGCCCACGCTCATCGGCTCGCAGCCCTCTTCGGCGATTCTGGAGAGAAGTTGTAGCCGGCCGGGGTCCGCTAAAACTTTGAACAGGTCCGCGTAACGCGTCGCGTCGTCTTCGGAGAGCAAGCCGGAGCCCAGCGAGCAGCAGTCGAGGCCGGTGTTTTCTGTGGTGGCGACGTAATCGTTCATTCTTCCTACCTCGTCATATTGACAGTGATAAATATGCTGTTTAGTGTTCGTTTTGAATGCTGTCAATAGATAAGGATTCCAGATGGAAGACACAACCTCTCAGCCGGTAGAGCGTATGTCGTTTCTTGACCGCTTCCTGCCGGTGTGGATCATGCTCGCCATGGCGGCGGGTCTCGCCCTCGGCCGAGCGGTGCCGGGGCTTTCGGGCGCACTTGAGAGTCTCGAAGTCGGAAGCATCTCGCTTCCGATCGCGCTCGGCCTCCTGGTGATGATGTACCCGCCTTTGGCCAAGGTGCGCTACGACAAGACCCGCGAGATTGCCACCGACAAGCGGTTAATGACAGTTTCCATCATCTTGAACTGGATTGTCGGCCCCGCGTTCATGTTCGCGCTCGCCTGGATCTTCCTGCCGGACGCCCCGGAGCTGCGCACCGGTTTGATCATCGTCGGTCTCGCCCGCTGCATCGCTATGGTGCTGGTGTGGTCGGACCTGTCTTGCGCCGACCGCGAAGCTACCGCAGTGCTCGTCGCCATCAACTCGGTGTTCCAAGTCCTCATGTTCGGGGTACTCGGCTGGTTCTACCTGCAAATCCTGCCCGCCTGGCTGGGGTTGGAGACCACCTCGGTGGAGTTCTCCTTCTGGGCGATCGTGTCCTCCGTGCTGGTCTTTTTGGGTATCCCGCTGCTCGCCGGGCTGCTGTCTCGCATCATCGGTGAGCGCACCAAGGGCCGCGACTGGTACGAAAACACCTTCCTGCCCCGGATCTCCCCGCTCGCGCTGATCGGCCTGCTGTACACAATCGTCCTGCTCTTCTCGTTGCAAGGCGACCAGATTCTCTCCCAGCCGTGGACGGTGGCTCGAGTCGCCATTCCGCTCCTGTGCTACTTCGTCGGCATGTTCGCCATCGCGCTTGTAGTGTCCAAAGCGTCCGGAATGGGTTACGCCCAGTCCGCGTCCGTGTCTTTTACCGCGGCGGGCAACAACTTCGAGTTGGCCATCGCGGTGGCCATCGGCACGTTCGGCGCCACCTCCGCCCAGGCGCTGGCGGGCACGATCGGGCCGCTTATCGAGATCCCCGTCCTCGTCGGCCTCGTCTACCTCATGCGGGGGATCGGGCCGAAACTGTTCCCGGGTGACCCAACCCTTCCACCTCAAAGGAGCTTCACATGAAACCCAGCGTGTTGTTTGTTTGCGTCGGCAACGGCGGAAAGTCCCAGATGGCGGCGGCGCTCGCCGAGAAGCACGCAGGCAGCCAGCTCAGCATTCACTCCGCCGGGACCAAACCTGGTACGTCACTGAACCAGGAATCGGTCGAGGCGATCGCAGAGGCCGGCGCCGACATGTCGCACGGCACTCCTAAATCCATCGATCCTGACCTGCTGCGCAGCGTTGATCGCGTTGTGGTGCTCGGCGAAGACGAACAGGTGGACATGCCCGACGACGCCCGCGGCACGCTGGAACGCTGGCTTACCGACGAACCCTCGCTCCGCGGCATCGAAGGCATGCAGCGCATGCGTCTCGTGCGCGATGACATCGACACTCGCGTGCGCTCGCTTATCGACGAACTCCTGTAACGGCCTTTAATACGCCGGAGTCATCGGGATGCGCTGCTTATTGCGGAACCGTGACGCCTGCATGCGTGCCGGCGACGTGCCGCGGTAGTGGGTGGTGGAGGGGGAGGTTGCGTACTTCGGATTGCTGGACGGTTTTCG
Above is a genomic segment from Corynebacterium lujinxingii containing:
- a CDS encoding 1,4-dihydroxy-2-naphthoate polyprenyltransferase → MTDTGTETAPFHHWWHAARPHTWPNAFAPVIAGTGAAASYGQAHIGHAVLALIVAWALIIGVNFANDYSDGIRGTDKDRTGPTRLTASGLAEPEQVKLAAFACFGVAALFGIILSVVSGAWWLILVGALCIAAAWFYTGGESPYGYSGLGEVSVFIFFGLVAVMGTEFTQSGFVSWEGFLCAIAVGAISASVNLANNIRDIPTDKEAGKNTLAVRLGDDHSRRLFTALTFAPFAVSILLAVSATPALAAFAALPFAVASVLKVRGGASGKELIPVLGMNGKAMLIWSVVTALAMAWVGWQIFGGAGGPVPYTS
- a CDS encoding glycosyltransferase; translation: MWIDYAVRQGVAATGAFVRLPVLQHAAKNADAAFPETGETVISLTTHGTRLKSASTAIASLLVGTLRLPVHLWLDPVDYHAAWPSALRGLVDRGLQIHESPGGYGPHTKYFGTFRKFPGHSVITVDDDVLYPRDFAETLLAAADASHVTAFRAHRIMLNDDTIAPYKKWRPVRTTTPSHLNFATGVDGVLYPPGMVEFVSSRGTDFLDVAPRADDVWLNHCALRAGYRVKQVEDRPASFPLVPGSQRVRLSRVNLSGGNDTQIAATYSAEDVAKLRAAE
- a CDS encoding ArsR/SmtB family transcription factor; translation: MNDYVATTENTGLDCCSLGSGLLSEDDATRYADLFKVLADPGRLQLLSRIAEEGCEPMSVGELTQRSGLSQPTVSHHLKMLTEAGLLEKSRQGRTVIHRLRPELFAELRAVLQMD
- the arsB gene encoding ACR3 family arsenite efflux transporter — protein: MEDTTSQPVERMSFLDRFLPVWIMLAMAAGLALGRAVPGLSGALESLEVGSISLPIALGLLVMMYPPLAKVRYDKTREIATDKRLMTVSIILNWIVGPAFMFALAWIFLPDAPELRTGLIIVGLARCIAMVLVWSDLSCADREATAVLVAINSVFQVLMFGVLGWFYLQILPAWLGLETTSVEFSFWAIVSSVLVFLGIPLLAGLLSRIIGERTKGRDWYENTFLPRISPLALIGLLYTIVLLFSLQGDQILSQPWTVARVAIPLLCYFVGMFAIALVVSKASGMGYAQSASVSFTAAGNNFELAIAVAIGTFGATSAQALAGTIGPLIEIPVLVGLVYLMRGIGPKLFPGDPTLPPQRSFT
- a CDS encoding arsenate-mycothiol transferase ArsC; the protein is MKPSVLFVCVGNGGKSQMAAALAEKHAGSQLSIHSAGTKPGTSLNQESVEAIAEAGADMSHGTPKSIDPDLLRSVDRVVVLGEDEQVDMPDDARGTLERWLTDEPSLRGIEGMQRMRLVRDDIDTRVRSLIDELL